A section of the Streptomyces sp. CG1 genome encodes:
- a CDS encoding rhodanese-like domain-containing protein, which yields MSLFRRGRGGPARVSALEAAAGTGHGQSAATPSGTSVLLDVREADEWHAGHAPGAVHQPLADLASGAALAHAAQARPVVVICRSGNRSRQAAELLSARGVEAVDVVGGMRAWAEAGLPVVDARGGNGTVA from the coding sequence ATGAGTCTCTTCAGACGCGGCCGGGGTGGCCCGGCACGGGTGAGCGCGTTGGAGGCCGCTGCCGGCACCGGGCACGGTCAATCCGCCGCAACCCCGTCCGGAACCTCCGTGCTGCTCGATGTGCGCGAAGCCGACGAGTGGCACGCCGGGCACGCCCCCGGCGCCGTCCATCAGCCCCTCGCCGATCTGGCCTCCGGTGCCGCACTGGCCCATGCGGCGCAGGCGCGGCCCGTGGTCGTGATCTGCCGGTCGGGCAACCGATCCCGGCAGGCCGCCGAACTGCTGAGCGCCCGGGGTGTCGAGGCCGTCGACGTGGTGGGCGGCATGCGCGCCTGGGCGGAAGCGGGGCTGCCGGTCGTGGACGCGCGCGGCGGGAACGGGACCGTCGCGTGA
- a CDS encoding rhodanese-like domain-containing protein yields MFFVDTIETAGLGNRSYLAGGERTAVVVDPPRDIDRVIAAAVRRGVRISRVVETHVHNDYVTGGLELARVTGAAYLVPAGAGVSYARVPVHDGDRHEIDTAAGLVLRALATPGHTPHHTSYALEENGTAVAVFTGGSLLIGTVGRPDLVEPRLTERLARAQHASAHRLATELPDATAVLPTHGFGSFCSAGRTGGESTTIGEEKASNEAFTRDVDAFVADLLAGLDDVPAYYAHMGPANTAGPAPVDLTPPAVADADEIAARLAAGEWVVDLRHRVAFAEGHVAGSVNFEAGGQLATYLAWLIPWGRPVTLLAASAEQLAVAQRELVRVGIDRPAAAATGEPAGWVRRGEALVSFPRAAFADLAEHAEDGVVVLDVRRDAERAAGFIEGSVHIPVHTLHRRLHEVPEGQVWVHCAGGMRAAIAASLLDAAGRRVVAVDDSFDAAEKAGLTVRMR; encoded by the coding sequence GTGTTCTTCGTCGACACGATCGAGACGGCCGGGCTCGGCAACCGCAGCTACCTCGCCGGTGGCGAGCGGACGGCCGTGGTGGTCGACCCACCGCGTGACATCGACCGAGTGATCGCGGCGGCCGTACGGCGCGGGGTGCGGATATCCCGTGTCGTCGAGACGCACGTCCACAACGACTACGTCACCGGCGGCCTGGAGCTGGCCCGCGTCACGGGCGCCGCCTACCTCGTCCCCGCCGGGGCCGGAGTCTCGTACGCCCGCGTACCCGTGCACGACGGTGACCGCCACGAGATCGACACCGCCGCAGGCCTGGTCCTGCGCGCGCTGGCGACTCCCGGCCACACCCCGCACCACACCTCCTACGCGCTGGAGGAGAACGGAACGGCCGTCGCCGTCTTCACCGGCGGCTCCCTGCTGATAGGCACCGTCGGCCGGCCCGATCTGGTCGAACCGCGGCTGACCGAGCGGCTCGCCCGCGCTCAGCACGCCTCCGCGCATCGGCTGGCCACCGAACTGCCGGACGCCACGGCGGTGCTGCCCACGCACGGCTTCGGGAGCTTCTGCTCAGCCGGCCGGACCGGGGGCGAGTCCACCACGATCGGCGAGGAGAAGGCGTCCAACGAGGCGTTCACGCGTGACGTGGACGCCTTCGTCGCCGACCTGCTGGCCGGCCTGGACGACGTACCCGCGTACTACGCCCACATGGGCCCGGCGAACACCGCCGGACCCGCGCCCGTCGACCTGACCCCGCCCGCCGTCGCCGACGCGGACGAGATCGCCGCCCGGCTCGCCGCCGGGGAGTGGGTGGTCGACCTGCGCCACCGGGTCGCCTTCGCCGAAGGCCATGTCGCGGGCTCGGTCAACTTCGAGGCAGGGGGACAGCTCGCCACGTACCTGGCCTGGCTGATCCCCTGGGGTAGGCCGGTGACCCTGCTCGCCGCCTCCGCCGAGCAACTCGCCGTGGCACAGCGCGAGTTGGTCCGCGTCGGCATCGACCGCCCGGCCGCCGCGGCCACCGGGGAGCCGGCGGGCTGGGTGCGCCGCGGCGAGGCCCTCGTCTCCTTCCCGCGGGCCGCGTTCGCCGACCTCGCGGAGCACGCCGAGGACGGCGTCGTCGTACTGGACGTCCGCCGGGACGCCGAGCGCGCGGCCGGCTTCATCGAGGGCTCGGTGCACATCCCCGTCCACACCCTGCACCGCCGCCTCCACGAGGTACCCGAGGGACAGGTGTGGGTCCACTGCGCCGGCGGCATGCGTGCCGCCATCGCCGCCTCCCTGCTCGATGCGGCCGGCCGGCGGGTCGTGGCCGTGGACGACTCGTTCGACGCGGCCGAGAAGGCCGGGCTCACCGTCCGGATGCGCTGA
- a CDS encoding TetR/AcrR family transcriptional regulator, whose amino-acid sequence MSDAAAGTPTPPPPSPWERGRPARVRVATPRTPLSRERVVEAAFTVLDRQGLDGLSMRQVAAELGVAVSALYAYVRSKDDLLELMYTRLFDGFEMPEPDPERWQEQVRDYAHSGRRRLQSHRDMARISMAHVPFSAELLPHVEALLAVFRTAGLPDRIAAEAGDLISTYIDGFVLEEGMWQDRAAGGGGDGSSLARPDWREMADEMRNYFASLPAADFPHLRALAGLIVSDSSEERFDIGLEIILRGLASYLPDSAASASADGGRAPDAD is encoded by the coding sequence ATGAGCGACGCGGCCGCCGGCACCCCGACACCTCCTCCGCCGTCCCCCTGGGAGCGCGGACGCCCCGCTCGCGTCCGCGTCGCCACCCCGCGCACACCCTTGTCACGCGAGCGGGTCGTCGAGGCCGCCTTCACCGTGCTGGACCGCCAGGGCCTCGACGGGCTGTCGATGCGTCAGGTGGCCGCCGAGCTGGGGGTCGCGGTCTCCGCCCTCTATGCCTATGTCCGCTCCAAGGACGACCTCCTGGAGTTGATGTACACCCGGCTCTTCGACGGCTTCGAGATGCCCGAACCCGACCCGGAGCGGTGGCAGGAGCAGGTGCGGGACTACGCCCACTCCGGGCGGCGGCGCCTGCAGTCCCACCGGGACATGGCCCGGATCTCCATGGCTCATGTCCCCTTCAGTGCCGAACTGCTGCCCCACGTCGAGGCGTTGCTCGCCGTCTTCCGGACCGCAGGGCTGCCCGACCGCATCGCGGCGGAGGCCGGCGACCTCATCTCCACCTACATCGACGGGTTCGTCCTGGAGGAGGGCATGTGGCAGGACCGGGCCGCCGGAGGCGGCGGTGACGGTTCCTCGCTGGCCCGCCCGGACTGGCGCGAGATGGCCGACGAGATGCGGAACTACTTCGCGTCCCTGCCTGCGGCGGACTTTCCGCACCTGCGCGCCCTGGCCGGGCTGATCGTGTCGGACTCCTCCGAGGAGCGCTTCGACATCGGCCTGGAGATCATCCTGCGCGGCCTGGCGAGCTACCTGCCGGACTCGGCGGCCTCCGCGAGCGCGGACGGCGGCCGGGCTCCGGACGCCGACTGA
- a CDS encoding MFS transporter — protein sequence MSTTGVASAEAPPTDSPAPYRWRWAALFVILAAEVMDLLDAVVTNIAGPSMRADLGGGASTLQWLAAAYTLSMAVGLVTGGRLGDIHGRRRMFLVGAAGFTLGSLLCALSVSPEMLIAARVVQGLFGAVMLPQGLGMIKEMFPPKESQKAFGMFGPVMGLSAVCGPILAGWLVDADYFGTGWRMIFLINLPLGAAAFLGALRYLPKGRSGSRPRLDIPGMLLVSLGALLIIFPLVQGREYDWPLWTFLMMAASVVVFAAFGMYESRRSRAGRDPLVVPTLFRKRGFSGGMTLGLVFFSTMQGFMLVFNLYTQIGLGYSPLKAGLVMVPWSGGMIVGFGVAQGLTRFGRAVLQAGALVMAVGVFGVWLTLDLAGSGVGPWQLVPSLLVTGIGMGLLMAPFFDIVLASVEPHETGSASGTMTAVQQLGGAFGVALLGTVFFGLLGGGIATAVDHHADGLRGQLAAAHVAPAARERIVADLRRCASDRAVAKDPAATPASCTRLEKDTRSAVTSPQAGAQIPAALQATASSAFRSGFGTVMQTILWIVDGMLALTFLLAFLLPRQARPEEAAGH from the coding sequence ATGTCCACCACCGGTGTCGCGTCCGCCGAGGCGCCGCCCACCGACTCGCCAGCGCCCTACCGATGGCGCTGGGCTGCGCTCTTCGTGATCCTGGCGGCCGAGGTGATGGATCTCCTCGACGCCGTCGTCACGAACATCGCCGGCCCCTCCATGCGGGCCGACCTCGGCGGCGGCGCCTCCACTCTGCAGTGGCTCGCCGCCGCGTACACCCTCTCGATGGCCGTGGGGCTGGTCACCGGAGGACGGCTCGGGGACATTCACGGGCGGCGCCGGATGTTCCTGGTGGGGGCCGCCGGCTTCACCCTGGGTTCGCTGCTGTGCGCGCTGTCCGTGTCGCCCGAGATGCTGATCGCCGCACGTGTCGTCCAGGGCCTGTTCGGCGCGGTGATGCTGCCGCAGGGCCTCGGCATGATCAAGGAGATGTTCCCGCCGAAGGAGTCACAGAAGGCCTTCGGCATGTTCGGCCCGGTCATGGGACTGTCCGCGGTGTGCGGGCCGATCCTGGCGGGCTGGCTCGTGGACGCCGACTACTTCGGCACCGGCTGGCGGATGATCTTCCTGATCAATCTGCCGCTGGGTGCCGCGGCCTTCCTCGGTGCCCTTCGCTATCTGCCGAAGGGCAGGTCCGGCAGCAGGCCGCGCCTGGACATCCCCGGCATGCTCCTGGTCTCGCTGGGCGCACTGCTCATCATCTTCCCGCTGGTCCAGGGCCGTGAGTACGACTGGCCCCTGTGGACGTTCCTGATGATGGCCGCCTCGGTGGTCGTCTTCGCCGCCTTCGGCATGTACGAGTCGCGTCGCAGCAGGGCCGGACGGGACCCGCTGGTCGTGCCCACCCTCTTCCGCAAGCGTGGATTCAGCGGCGGTATGACCCTCGGGCTGGTCTTCTTCTCGACCATGCAGGGCTTCATGCTGGTCTTCAACCTCTACACCCAGATCGGCCTCGGCTATTCGCCGCTCAAGGCCGGCCTGGTGATGGTGCCCTGGTCGGGCGGCATGATCGTCGGCTTCGGTGTCGCTCAGGGGCTCACCCGGTTCGGGCGGGCCGTGCTGCAGGCGGGCGCGCTCGTCATGGCAGTCGGCGTGTTCGGCGTGTGGCTGACCCTCGACCTGGCCGGGAGCGGCGTCGGCCCCTGGCAGCTCGTGCCGTCCCTGCTCGTCACCGGCATCGGCATGGGCCTGCTCATGGCGCCGTTCTTCGACATCGTGCTCGCCAGCGTCGAGCCGCACGAGACGGGCTCGGCATCCGGCACGATGACCGCGGTGCAGCAGCTCGGCGGCGCGTTCGGCGTGGCGCTCCTCGGCACCGTGTTCTTCGGCCTGCTGGGCGGCGGAATCGCGACCGCCGTCGACCACCACGCGGACGGCCTGCGCGGGCAGTTGGCCGCCGCGCATGTCGCGCCTGCCGCTCGGGAACGCATCGTCGCGGACCTGCGCCGCTGTGCCTCGGACCGTGCCGTCGCCAAGGACCCCGCCGCGACCCCGGCCTCCTGCACGCGCTTGGAGAAGGACACCCGGTCCGCCGTGACCTCGCCTCAGGCCGGCGCGCAGATACCCGCCGCGCTGCAGGCCACCGCGTCATCAGCCTTCCGGAGTGGTTTCGGCACCGTCATGCAGACCATCCTGTGGATCGTCGACGGCATGCTCGCCCTGACCTTCCTGCTCGCCTTCCTTCTGCCGCGCCAGGCACGCCCCGAGGAGGCCGCCGGGCACTGA
- a CDS encoding 2-hydroxyacid dehydrogenase has protein sequence MPTTVLAAGDHFVLPRLLEQELRAATPAGTDLDARQLQLPWPHTAFGKVAEVDEASGTEEEMIEALRGVRICVTQMAPLTERVLAACPDLELFCVSRGGPVNANLEAATRHGVAVCYAPGRNAVATAEHTLALILAAARGIGDVHTDLRRGTWRGDYYDYDRCGVEIDGSVVGLVGFGAIGSRVARVLNAMGATVLVHDPYVRPEVVRGAAQLVSLGELLSRSRIVSLHARVTDETRGMIGQAQIAAMPHGSVLVNCARGALVDYDAVCDALDSGQLAAAGFDVFPVEPVPAGSRLLSTPGVVLTPHIAGASREVAHKAARIVAAEVGRFLRGEPLAHCANPEVRGG, from the coding sequence GTGCCCACCACCGTCCTCGCCGCCGGCGACCACTTCGTCCTGCCTCGGCTGCTCGAACAGGAACTGCGCGCCGCGACGCCCGCCGGCACCGACCTGGACGCCCGGCAGCTCCAACTCCCTTGGCCCCACACCGCGTTCGGCAAGGTCGCCGAGGTCGACGAGGCGTCCGGCACGGAGGAGGAGATGATCGAGGCGCTGCGGGGCGTGCGGATCTGCGTCACCCAGATGGCCCCGCTCACCGAACGCGTGCTGGCCGCCTGTCCCGATCTGGAGCTGTTCTGCGTCAGCCGGGGCGGACCGGTCAACGCCAACCTGGAGGCCGCGACGCGACACGGTGTTGCCGTCTGCTACGCCCCCGGCCGCAACGCCGTGGCCACGGCCGAGCACACCCTCGCCCTCATCCTCGCCGCCGCCCGCGGGATCGGCGACGTCCACACCGACCTCAGGCGGGGCACCTGGCGAGGCGACTACTACGACTACGACCGCTGCGGCGTCGAGATCGACGGCTCGGTCGTCGGTCTGGTCGGCTTCGGCGCCATCGGTTCGCGCGTCGCCCGCGTCCTGAACGCCATGGGGGCCACCGTCCTCGTCCACGACCCCTACGTACGTCCGGAAGTGGTGCGGGGCGCCGCACAACTCGTCTCCCTGGGCGAGTTGTTGAGCCGCTCCCGGATCGTCTCCCTGCACGCGCGGGTGACGGACGAGACCCGCGGCATGATCGGACAGGCGCAGATCGCGGCCATGCCGCACGGTTCCGTCCTCGTCAACTGCGCCCGCGGCGCCCTGGTCGACTACGACGCGGTGTGTGACGCGCTGGACTCGGGGCAGCTGGCCGCCGCCGGCTTCGATGTGTTCCCCGTCGAACCGGTACCGGCCGGCTCGCGCCTGCTGTCCACCCCGGGGGTCGTCCTCACCCCGCACATCGCCGGCGCGAGCCGCGAGGTCGCCCACAAGGCCGCCCGGATCGTCGCCGCCGAGGTCGGCCGCTTCCTCCGCGGCGAGCCACTGGCCCACTGCGCCAACCCCGAGGTCAGGGGAGGCTGA
- a CDS encoding histidine phosphatase family protein — translation MTDFVLVRHGETVWHADNRYAGRTDVPLTGLGRRQAAELGAWAAGQHLDAVLCSPLSRARLTAEPAASALGLTPLVDERLYEVDFGRGDGLTRAEMAEEFPEALAAFLADPVAHHLPGGEDPAAAADRAIDCLEEIAHKLPDGRVLVVAHSTLLRLVLCKLLGIPLARYRQVFPALHNGALTELRLRDGQASLLRLNAPVR, via the coding sequence GTGACCGACTTCGTCCTCGTACGCCATGGAGAGACCGTGTGGCACGCGGACAACCGCTACGCCGGCCGCACCGATGTGCCGCTGACCGGACTCGGCCGCCGCCAGGCCGCCGAACTGGGGGCCTGGGCGGCCGGGCAGCACCTGGACGCCGTCCTCTGCTCACCGCTGTCCCGGGCCCGGCTGACCGCCGAACCCGCGGCGAGCGCGCTCGGCCTCACCCCCTTGGTCGATGAGCGCCTGTACGAGGTGGACTTCGGCCGCGGCGACGGTCTCACCCGCGCCGAGATGGCCGAGGAGTTCCCCGAGGCGCTCGCCGCCTTTCTCGCCGATCCGGTGGCCCACCATCTGCCCGGCGGAGAAGATCCCGCGGCGGCCGCGGACCGCGCGATCGACTGCCTGGAGGAGATCGCGCACAAACTCCCCGACGGGCGCGTGCTCGTCGTGGCCCACTCCACCCTGCTGCGCCTCGTGCTGTGCAAGCTTCTCGGCATTCCCCTCGCGCGCTACCGCCAGGTCTTCCCCGCCCTGCACAACGGCGCGCTGACCGAACTGCGGCTGCGCGACGGCCAGGCGTCCCTGCTCCGCCTCAACGCACCCGTTCGCTGA
- a CDS encoding FGGY-family carbohydrate kinase — translation MSDALSPDAVHLGLDLGTQSARAVAVDGTGRLLGAASRPLTGRRDGVRHEQDPEQWWSAVAAACREALTGIDPHRVRGLAVDATSGTVLLADAAGTPLTPGLMYDDRRADAYADRVHTHGARVWEKLGYRAMQASWALPKLLWLLDDATWSGDRSRPCPGDKGLPAGTRLLHQADLITWRLAGHQVASDASHALKTGYDLIAERWPETELDALGVPGDLLPDVVRSGTVIGTVCAAAAEATGIPAGTLITAGMTDGCAAQIGAGALTPGAWNSVLGTTLVFKGASPHLVRDPGGVVYCHRGPGGTWLPGGASSSGAGVLAHRFPGASPADLDALTARAAATGSTAVVYPLAGSGGERFPFRAPEAVPFVLGEPSGAAEEFHACLLGVALLERLCFDYLDHLGAPVDGPLTFTGGGARNRYWSQLRADVLGRTARLPEQAESALGMAVLAATASGATLEEAAGGMVHLREELRPGPARTARMLPVYLDFVDALARRGWLDQAVADHARGKAQQ, via the coding sequence ATGTCTGACGCCCTGTCACCCGACGCCGTCCACCTTGGACTCGACCTCGGCACCCAGAGTGCCCGCGCCGTCGCCGTGGACGGCACCGGCCGGCTGCTCGGGGCCGCCTCACGTCCGCTGACCGGCCGCCGCGACGGCGTACGGCACGAACAGGACCCCGAGCAGTGGTGGTCCGCAGTCGCCGCCGCCTGCCGCGAGGCCCTGACCGGCATCGACCCGCACCGGGTGCGGGGCCTGGCCGTGGACGCCACCTCCGGGACCGTGCTCCTGGCCGACGCCGCGGGTACTCCGCTCACCCCGGGGCTGATGTACGACGACCGCCGGGCCGACGCCTACGCCGACCGCGTCCACACGCATGGCGCGCGGGTGTGGGAGAAGCTCGGCTACCGCGCCATGCAGGCCTCCTGGGCGCTGCCCAAACTGCTCTGGCTGCTGGACGACGCGACCTGGTCGGGTGACAGGAGCCGTCCGTGTCCGGGCGACAAGGGCCTTCCCGCGGGCACCCGCCTGCTGCACCAGGCCGACCTGATCACGTGGCGGCTGGCCGGGCACCAGGTCGCGAGCGACGCCAGCCACGCCCTCAAGACGGGCTACGATCTCATCGCCGAGCGCTGGCCCGAGACCGAACTCGACGCGCTCGGCGTCCCCGGTGACCTGCTGCCCGACGTCGTACGGTCCGGAACGGTCATCGGCACCGTGTGCGCCGCTGCCGCCGAGGCGACCGGCATCCCCGCCGGCACCCTCATCACCGCGGGCATGACCGACGGTTGCGCGGCACAGATCGGAGCCGGGGCGCTGACGCCCGGCGCCTGGAACTCCGTACTCGGCACCACCCTGGTGTTCAAGGGGGCGAGCCCCCACCTCGTCCGCGATCCCGGCGGCGTCGTGTACTGCCACCGCGGCCCCGGCGGCACCTGGCTGCCCGGCGGCGCCTCGAGCAGCGGCGCCGGCGTCCTCGCCCACCGCTTCCCCGGCGCGAGCCCCGCCGACCTCGACGCGCTGACCGCGCGAGCCGCCGCAACCGGCTCCACCGCCGTCGTCTACCCCCTGGCGGGCTCCGGCGGCGAGCGCTTCCCGTTCCGGGCCCCCGAGGCCGTGCCCTTCGTCCTCGGCGAGCCCTCGGGGGCCGCGGAGGAGTTCCACGCCTGCCTGCTGGGCGTGGCGCTGCTCGAACGGCTCTGCTTCGACTACCTCGACCACCTCGGAGCCCCCGTCGACGGCCCGCTCACCTTCACCGGCGGCGGTGCCCGCAACCGCTACTGGTCGCAGCTGCGCGCCGATGTGCTCGGCCGCACTGCCCGGCTGCCGGAGCAGGCCGAGAGCGCCCTCGGCATGGCAGTGCTCGCCGCCACCGCCTCGGGTGCCACGCTGGAGGAGGCCGCGGGCGGCATGGTGCATCTGCGCGAGGAACTCCGCCCCGGCCCCGCCCGCACCGCCCGCATGCTCCCCGTCTACCTCGATTTCGTCGACGCACTGGCCCGCCGCGGCTGGCTGGACCAGGCGGTGGCCGATCATGCGCGCGGAAAGGCCCAGCAGTGA
- a CDS encoding FGGY-family carbohydrate kinase, with product MSVLAIDVGTSVIKSVVFDDQGQELAVARIGTEVLRPRPGWAEQDMDAVWNGVVFTVRSALSQLGPGQDPVWLVSFTAQGDGCWLVDGDGRPTGPAILWSDGRAGDLLTRWQADGVLERAFRRNGSLTCSGMPNAVLSWLAEHDPERLRSSRTALTAAGWLFLKFTGATAVDESDASAPFLDHTTGAYDPVILDLFAMKWAEPLLPRILGEHERIAEITRHTAAELGLPAGLPVVMAPYDIAATARGAGAVNPGQACAILGTTLCTEIVTRAPDTGGEPCGINIAYRGRERVLRAFPTLSGTEVLDWACRTLCVEDPAQLGRLAFGTEPGAGGLAFLPYLSPAGERAPFLDPHARGAFWGLSLDHTPAHVARAVFEGLSLVVRDCLTASGTDVHELRLCGGGSVSDDWCRLIADVTGVPTARGADTELGAKGAFLTGLVLTGAERSMHSAAAKYVRMQASWEPDAERAAFYDGLYDTYLTWRDAARSLGWAPAPAPAPAVPSAGASASAPAAVPSATSARTSEAPHV from the coding sequence ATGTCGGTTCTCGCCATCGACGTCGGAACCTCGGTCATCAAATCCGTCGTGTTCGACGACCAGGGTCAGGAGCTGGCGGTCGCCCGCATCGGCACCGAGGTGCTGCGGCCCCGTCCCGGATGGGCGGAGCAGGACATGGACGCGGTGTGGAACGGCGTCGTCTTCACCGTGCGCAGCGCCCTGTCCCAGCTCGGCCCCGGCCAGGACCCGGTCTGGCTGGTGAGCTTCACCGCGCAGGGCGACGGCTGCTGGCTCGTGGACGGCGACGGCCGCCCCACCGGCCCGGCGATCCTGTGGTCCGACGGGCGCGCCGGCGACCTGCTCACCCGCTGGCAGGCCGACGGCGTCCTGGAGCGGGCGTTCCGCCGCAACGGCTCGCTCACCTGCAGCGGCATGCCGAACGCGGTGCTCAGCTGGCTCGCCGAGCACGACCCGGAGCGCCTGCGGAGCTCCCGTACCGCGCTGACGGCGGCCGGCTGGCTGTTCCTGAAGTTCACCGGAGCCACCGCCGTCGACGAGTCCGACGCCTCGGCGCCCTTCCTCGACCACACCACCGGCGCCTACGACCCGGTGATCCTCGACCTCTTCGCGATGAAGTGGGCCGAGCCGCTGCTGCCGCGGATCCTCGGCGAGCACGAGCGCATCGCCGAGATCACCCGGCACACCGCCGCCGAACTGGGCCTGCCCGCAGGCCTACCCGTCGTCATGGCCCCCTACGACATCGCCGCCACCGCCCGCGGCGCCGGAGCCGTCAACCCCGGCCAGGCGTGCGCCATCCTCGGCACCACCCTGTGCACCGAGATCGTCACCCGCGCGCCGGACACCGGCGGAGAGCCGTGTGGCATCAACATCGCCTACCGCGGCCGTGAACGCGTCCTGCGCGCCTTCCCGACCCTCTCCGGCACCGAGGTCCTTGACTGGGCCTGCCGCACCCTGTGCGTCGAGGATCCCGCCCAGCTCGGCAGGCTCGCCTTCGGCACCGAACCGGGCGCGGGCGGGCTGGCGTTCCTGCCGTACCTCTCGCCCGCCGGCGAACGTGCCCCGTTCCTCGACCCACACGCCCGAGGCGCCTTCTGGGGCCTGTCCCTCGACCACACGCCCGCCCATGTCGCCCGTGCCGTCTTCGAGGGACTGTCCCTCGTCGTCCGCGACTGCCTGACCGCGTCCGGCACCGATGTCCACGAACTGCGCCTGTGCGGCGGCGGATCCGTCAGCGACGACTGGTGCCGGCTCATCGCGGACGTCACCGGCGTGCCCACCGCGCGCGGCGCCGATACGGAGCTGGGTGCCAAGGGCGCGTTCCTGACCGGTCTCGTCCTCACCGGGGCGGAGCGCAGCATGCACAGCGCCGCCGCCAAGTACGTCCGTATGCAGGCGAGTTGGGAGCCGGACGCGGAACGCGCCGCGTTCTACGACGGGCTCTACGACACGTATCTCACCTGGCGCGACGCCGCCCGCTCTCTCGGCTGGGCGCCCGCACCCGCACCTGCACCGGCGGTCCCGTCGGCCGGAGCCTCCGCCTCGGCGCCCGCTGCCGTACCGTCCGCCACTTCCGCCCGCACCTCTGAGGCACCGCATGTCTGA
- a CDS encoding DeoR/GlpR family DNA-binding transcription regulator, giving the protein MAGSDARTDAQEERRHRLRELVTGKGFVRTADLADEFGVSIMTIHRDLDALQAQGWLRKVRGGASCLPSTQFHGSAGERLTTMVHTKQLLARAAAEELAPGQVVMIDDSTTCLNLIRHLSGHTPITAISNSLPVISALAREPGVALIALGGTYFPAYDAFLGAHTAHSMEAFRADVLFMSTTAVTGGRCYHMSPETVQVKRAMMAAASRRVLIIDHTKFANQGLYALAPLTDFDLVLVDDAAPAGEVRRLRDKGVHVRTVSGAPGALRPQAAT; this is encoded by the coding sequence ATGGCCGGTTCGGACGCCCGGACGGACGCCCAGGAGGAACGCCGTCACCGGCTGCGCGAACTCGTCACGGGCAAGGGGTTCGTCCGTACCGCCGATCTCGCGGACGAGTTCGGCGTGAGCATCATGACCATCCACCGGGACCTGGACGCCCTCCAGGCACAGGGATGGCTGCGGAAGGTGCGTGGCGGGGCGAGCTGTCTGCCCTCGACCCAGTTCCACGGCAGCGCCGGCGAACGCCTGACGACGATGGTGCACACCAAGCAACTGCTGGCGCGGGCGGCCGCCGAGGAACTCGCGCCCGGTCAGGTGGTGATGATCGACGACTCCACGACCTGCCTGAACCTGATCCGGCATCTGTCCGGCCACACGCCGATCACGGCGATCAGCAATTCGCTGCCGGTCATCTCGGCGCTGGCCCGGGAACCCGGCGTGGCCCTGATCGCACTGGGCGGCACGTACTTCCCGGCCTACGACGCCTTCTTGGGCGCGCACACGGCACACAGCATGGAGGCGTTCCGGGCGGATGTGCTGTTCATGTCCACCACGGCGGTGACCGGAGGCCGCTGCTATCACATGTCGCCCGAGACGGTGCAGGTCAAGCGGGCGATGATGGCGGCCGCCTCGCGCCGCGTACTGATCATCGACCACACCAAGTTCGCCAATCAGGGCCTGTACGCACTGGCTCCGCTCACCGACTTCGACCTGGTGCTCGTCGACGACGCGGCCCCGGCGGGGGAGGTACGGCGGCTGCGGGACAAAGGCGTCCATGTCCGCACGGTCTCCGGCGCCCCCGGAGCGCTACGGCCGCAGGCCGCTACGTGA